Sequence from the Xiphophorus maculatus strain JP 163 A chromosome 16, X_maculatus-5.0-male, whole genome shotgun sequence genome:
GTTCTTGCTGATGGTTCCATTGCCGTCCACGTCGTACAAGGCGAAGGCCCACTCCAGCTTCTGCAGAGTCTTTCCTCCAGAGGTGAGGTGCAGAGCGACGATGTACTCCTTAAAGTCCAGGGTGCCGTCTGCGTTGGTGTCGAAGCTCCTGAAAACGTGGCGAGCGTACGCTGTGGGGTCGGCGCCCGGGAAGAAGCTGGCGTAGATCCCTTCGAACTGCTCCTTGGTGATCTTCCCGCCGGGACACTCCTTCAGGAAGGACTGGTACCAGGCGCACAGCTCCGCCTCGGAGTACTTGGTGTTGGACTTGAGTTCCTCCAGGAGCTCCTTGGACAAGGCGCTGCTCTTGGTGTTCCCCATCCTGCTGCAGATCTTCCTCCTTTCCTGCGTTTGAGGGCTAAACGTGTGCAGAGCTCAGAGTTTCTCTGCTTGGCTGCCAAATGAGATTATGGTCATCACTATCTAAATCCAGACAGCTGTCCTAAAGAGGATAAACACGTCACAGCGTTATGACACCTTCACTGGGAGACACATTCACACCGCAGTACGAGTCAAACAAACCTGACAAAtccagatatatatatatttatactttataattaaaacattattctgaatttattttcaatttgaaaagttaattctgctttaacattttatttatagtcttatgttttaaatttaaactcacatttccttttttattgtttttctggtttGAATCTGGTCCCATTATCTtgaatgtttatgtattttattttcttcatttcttgttttattttgaaaatcaatAATCATAAAGTTGTCTGCTAATCAAAAACTGCAGATTTTGTCtcagaaaaatctatttcctctgttACTTCGACCCGCCTGCTTGTTCAGTTGCTGCCCTttcttcagctttttgtttttgtagtttttttttttttttttttttggtgatttgGGTCTAAAATCTGCAGGGGATGTTT
This genomic interval carries:
- the rcvrn gene encoding recoverin produces the protein MGNTKSSALSKELLEELKSNTKYSEAELCAWYQSFLKECPGGKITKEQFEGIYASFFPGADPTAYARHVFRSFDTNADGTLDFKEYIVALHLTSGGKTLQKLEWAFALYDVDGNGTISKNEIQEIVRSIFNMIPADDQTKLPEDENTPEKRAEKIWAFFGKKENDKITEGEFIQGVMDNKDILRLIQYDEPQRIKDKLKEKKQ